The following proteins come from a genomic window of Nicotiana tomentosiformis chromosome 12, ASM39032v3, whole genome shotgun sequence:
- the LOC104089685 gene encoding protein TORNADO 1, translating into MTGLSKNRLNRKHLISASLISCLVPKSVSEKNKNELNTSSKQKLVGSSKPVLNTLASPELREEGQQSSVPGDSSSVANTMSGIDTPSSSTSSQVKKMDASQKLRDLQWGYQVIKSASLNLHSISFHLSQPTSGCHQETENSININISNESLSHLSDLLVLLTTLKSTQASLSNLEFHQVEWELQQMRNLGSLLLLESSSSINQLVFKRNSLTVECLSELSEVLKKNVGIKEIMLSESNIGSVGASLLASALKVNRSLENLQIWEDSIGSKGAEELSKMIEVNSTLKLLTIFDSKSITATPLISAVLARNRSMEVHIWSGQNNEKTSKVVEFVPENSTLRIYRLDVSGACRVAGALGMNSTVKSLDLTGVRLNSRWAKEFRWILEQNRTLKEVNLSNTCLKDKGVVYVAAGLFKNQSLHKLYLNGNWFGGVGVEHLLCPLSRFSALQYQANVTLKSLTFGGKRNKIGRDGLAAILQMLTSNESLTSLGIYDDASLRQDDIVRIFRSLEKNATLRSISLQGCKGVDGEIVLQTIMDVLQVNPWIEDIDLSRTPLQNAGKTEAIYQRLGQNDKAEPEIDLLKDMPMTVPKSCRVFLCGQEYAGKTTLCNSVHHHFSSSKLPYIDQVRTLVKPIEQAVRPIGMKIKNFKDEDTKISIWNLAGQQEFYALHDLMFPGHGSAALFLVISSLFRKPNNREEKTPDEVEEDLQYWLRFIVSNSRRALQQCMLPNVTVVLTHYDKINQPSQNLQLIVNSIQRLRDKFQGFVEFYPTVFTVDARSSASVSKLAHHLRKTSKTVLQRVPRVYELCDDLMQILSDWRLENHNKPAIKWKEFGDLCQVKVPLLRVRSRLDNKEKVEMRRKAAVTCLHHIGEVIYFDELGFLILDCEWFCGEVLGQLTRIDVKKQTSVGDGFISRKELEKVLKSSLDSQIPGIGPKVFENLDASDLVRMMLKLELCYEQDPSDPNSLLLIPCFLEEGRGKPPKWQINSSECVYAGRHLQCDDSSHMFLTPGFFPRLQVHLHNKIMGLKNQYGATYSLEKYLITMSINGIYVRVELGGQLGYYIDVLACSTKHLTETLRLFQQLIIPAIQSLCHGVTLTEHIIRPECVRNLIPPRYRRNQFVPLKQLKQALLSVPADNMYDYQHTWDLVTDSGRTIVGAGFDYARDLLSDDDFREVLQHRYHDLHNLAGELQIPLDNNQDGENHAATTSEETEGKIEPSFAGIAKGVEEVLQRLTIIQQELRDIKQEIQGLRYYEHRLLIELNCKVNYLVNYNVQVEERKVPNMFYFSRTENYSRRLITTMISGMNALRLHMLCEYRGEMHVVEDQIGCEVMQVDNRAVKCLAPYMKKFMKLVTFALKIGAHLAAGMGEMIPDLSREVAHLLESPAAYSAAGAAAAGVVGVAAAGRVERNRGSRDIQQDLKAAQQWVVDFLRDQRCAGGRDIAEKFGLWRVRYRDNGQIAWICRRHMYVRANEVIEVPL; encoded by the exons ATGACAGGTTTGTCAAAGAACAGGTTAAATAGAAAACATCTCATTTCAGCTTCACTAATCTCTTGTCTTGTACCAAAGTCAGTTTCAGAGAAGAACAAAAATGAGTTAAATACAAGTTCTAAGCAAAAATTAGTCGGTTCGTCCAAACCCGTACTTAATACTCTAGCTTCGCCTGAGCTCCGAGAAGAAGGGCAGCAGTCTTCAGTTCCAGGTGATTCATCGTCTGTTGCTAATACAATGTCCGGCATTGATACGCCTTCTTCTTCTACTTCATCTCAG GTGAAGAAAATGGACGCAAGTCAGAAACTAAGAGACCTTCAATGGGGTTATCAAGTGATCAAATCTGCAAGTCTCAATCTGCATAGTATTTCCTTCCATCTTTCTCAGCCTACATCAGGTTGTCATCAAGAAACCGAGAACTCCATCAACATAAACATATCAAATGAGAGTCTTTCCCACTTGTCTGACCTCCTTGTGCTTTTGACAACATTAAAAAGTACTCAAGCTTCCTTGAGTAACTTGGAGTTCCACCAGGTTGAATGGGAGTTGCAGCAAATGAGAAATCTTGGAAGTTTGCTCTTGCTCGAAAGTAGCTCAAGTATTAACCAATTAGTGTTTAAGAGAAACAGTCTCACTGTAGAATGTTTATCTGAGCTGTCGGAAGTTTTAAAGAAGAATGTAGGGATCAAGGAAATTATGCTGTCAGAATCAAATATTGGTTCGGTTGGAGCTTCGCTTCTTGCTTCAGCACTTAAGGTGAATCGAAGCTTAGAAAATTTACAAATATGGGAAGACTCCATTGGCTCAAAGGGTGCGGAGGAGCTGTCCAAAATGATAGAAGTTAACTCAACGTTGAAGCTACTCACTATATTTGATTCCAAGTCTATTACTGCCACACCTTTGATTTCAGCAGTTCTTGCTAGAAACAGGTCAATGGAAGTACACATATGGAGTGGACAGAACAATGAGAAAACTTCAAAGGTGGTTGAATTTGTACCTGAAAACAGCACTCTTCGGATATATCGCCTTGATGTTTCAGGTGCTTGTAGAGTTGCTGGTGCTTTAGGTATGAATTCAACTGTGAAGTCACTCGATCTGACAGGAGTCCGGTTGAACTCCCGTTGGGCGAAGGAATTCCGGTGGATTTTGGAACAGAACAGGACCCTCAAAGAGGTAAATTTGTCAAACACTTGCTTGAAAGACAAAGGAGTTGTTTATGTTGCAGCTGGTCTTTTTAAGAACCAGAgcttgcacaagttgtatcttaaTGGAAATTGGTTTGGAGGTGTTGGCGTAGAACATTTACTTTGCCCTTTAAGCCGGTTTTCTGCGCTGCAATATCAAGCAAATGTCACTCTCAAATCACTAACTTTTGGaggaaaaagaaacaaaattGGTAGGGATGGGCTTGCAGCAATCCTGCAGATGTTGACAAGTAATGAAAGCCTTACCAGCTTAGGAATATATGATGATGCGAGTTTAAGACAAGATGATATAGTTCGAATCTTTAGGAGTTTGGAAAAAAATGCTACATTGAGAAGCATATCTTTACAAGGTTGTAAAGGGGTGGATGGTGAAATAGTCTTGCAAACTATCATGGATGTTTTACAAGTAAATCCTTGGATTGAAGACATTGATCTTTCAAGAACTCCACTGCAGAACGCAGGGAAAACAGAAGCGATATATCAGAGATTAGGTCAGAATGACAAGGCCGAACCAGAGATTGATTTGCTCAAAGACATGCCAATGACGGTGCCAAAGAGCTGTAGGGTCTTCCTCTGCGGGCAAGAATATGCTG GAAAAACTACACTATGCAATTCTGTACATCATCACTTTTCTTCTTCAAAATTACCCTACATTGACCAGGTGAGAACTCTCGTAAAACCAATTGAGCAAGCTGTTAGACCTATAGGGATGAAGATAAAAAATTTCAAAGATGAAGACACAAAGATCTCGATTTGGAATCTTGCCGGGCAGCAAGAATTTTATGCACTTCATGATCTAATGTTCCCAGGACATGGAAGCGCCGCCCTTTTCCTGGTCATCTCTAGTTTGTTCAGGAAACCAAATAATCGAGAAGAGAAGACCCCAGATGAAGTTGAAGAAGATTTGCAGTACTGGTTGAGGTTTATTGTTTCCAATTCAAGAAGAGCTCTTCAGCAGTGCATGCTTCCTAATGTGACTGTGGTTCTTACACACTATGACAAAATCAATCAACCGTCACAGAACCTACAGCTTATTGTAAACTCAATCCAAAGGCTACGAGACAAATTTCAAGGCTTTGTTGAATTCTACCCAACTGTATTTACAGTTGATGCAAGATCGTCTGCATCAGTAAGTAAACTCGCACATCACCTCCGAAAGACAAGCAAGACGGTTCTCCAAAGGGTTCCTAGAGTCTATGAGCTTTGCGATGACCTCATGCAAATTTTGTCGGACTGGAGATTGGAAAACCATAATAAGCCAGCAATAAAGTGGAAGGAGTTTGGTGATCTATGCCAAGTCAAGGTTCCATTGCTCAGGGTTCGTTCCAGACTCGATAATAAAGAGAAGGTGGAAATGAGGAGAAAGGCTGCTGTTACGTGCCTTCATCACATTGGCGAGGTGATTTATTTTGATGAACTTGGTTTCCTAATCCTAGACTGTGAATGGTTTTGTGGTGAAGTACTTGGTCAGCTTACAAGAATAGACGTCAAAAAGCAGACTTCAGTTGGAGATGGATTCATAAGTAGAAAAGAATTGGAAAAAGTTCTTAAAAGTAGTCTTGATAGCCAGATTCCAGGGATAGGCCCAAAAGTTTTTGAGAACTTGGATGCAAGTGACCTTGTGAGAATGATGCTGAAACTTGAATTATGCTATGAACAAGATCCTTCAGATCCCAATTCACTACTGTTGATACCCTGCTTTCTTGAAGAAGGTAGGGGAAAACCACCAAAGTGGCAGATAAACTCAAGCGAATGCGTTTATGCAGGAAGGCACCTACAGTGTGATGACTCAAGCCACATGTTTCTAACACCGGGCTTCTTTCCCCGCTTACAG GTACATTTGCACAACAAAATAATGGGGTTGAAGAACCAATATGGAGCAACTTATAGCCTTGAAAAGTACCTCATCACAATGAGTATCAATGGCATCTATGTCCGCGTAGAACTTGGGGGTCAATTAGGCTATTACATTGATGTGCTTGCTTGTTCCACAAAGCACCTGACAGAAACCCTAAGACTATTCCAGCAGCTTATAATACCAGCAATCCAGAGCCTTTGCCATGGGGTCACACTGACTGAACACATTATCCGACCAGAATGTGTAAGAAATCTAATACCGCCAAGGTACAGGAGAAACCAATTTGTGCCTCTCAAGCAATTAAAGCAGGCATTGCTCTCAGTGCCGGCAGACAATATGTATGACTATCAGCACACTTGGGATTTGGTAACAGATTCTGGAAGGACTATCGTCGGAGCTGGTTTTGACTATGCTCGGGATCTCTTATCCGATGATGATTTTCGGGAAGTCCTTCAACATAGGTACCATGATCTACATAACCTTGCTGGGGAGCTTCAAATTCCTTTGGATAATAACCAGGATGGAGAGAATCATGCTGCTACTACTAGTGAAGAAACTGAAGGAAAAATTGAACCATCAtttgctggaatagccaagggtGTTGAAGAAGTTCTGCAGAGACTTACAATTATACAGCAAGAACTTAGGGATATAAAACAAGAAATCCAAGGCCTCAGATACTACGAGCACAGGCTTCTTATCGAGCTAAACTGCAAAGTGAACTACCTTGTGAACTACAATGTTCAAGTTGAAGAAAGAAAAGTGCCAAACATGTTCTATTTTTCAAGAACCGAGAATTACTCAAGGAGACTGATCACCACCATGATTTCAGGAATGAATGCTCTCCGGTTGCACATGTTATGCGAGTATCGGGGAGAAATGCATGTGGTTGAAGATCAGATAGGTTGTGAAGTGATGCAAGTTGATAACAGGGCAGTGAAATGCCTAGCTCCATACATGAAGAAGTTCATGAAATTGGTCACATTTGCTCTCAAGATTGGAGCTCATTTAGCGGCAGGGATGGGAGAAATGATACCAGATTTGAGTAGAGAAGTCGCACATCTGCTTGAGTCTCCCGCTGCATATAGTGCAGCGGGGGCTGCAGCTGCTGGTGTTGTTGGAGTTGCAGCAGCAGGACGTGTGGAGAGAAATAGGGGTTCAAGGGACATCCAACAAGATCTTAAAGCAGCACAACAATGGGTTGTTGATTTCTTGAGGGATCAAAGGTGCGCTGGTGGAAGAGATATTGCTGAAAAGTTTGGATTATGGAGAGTTAGGTACCGAGACAATGGCCAAATTGCATGGATCTGTAGGAGGCATATGTACGTAAGAGCAAATGAAGTAATTGAAGTCCCACTTTGA
- the LOC104089693 gene encoding uncharacterized protein, translating into MDHSYSKGLILVIFSHKTKSILIYEDPGEIVIPPSDDDKIFMVPMLRLETIIDNLLSERPNIMSILPCTSSILLQWLPALIGCPQKQSSGKECAFNTECFYWQHELKEVSNVIDSAEDEMATLWYSWLKSVSLIDQVTNFMFKWK; encoded by the exons ATGGATCATTCCTATTCAAAAGGATTGATATTAGTAATCTTTTCCCATAAG ACTAAAAGCATCCTTATTTACGAAGATCCAGGAGAAATTGTTATTCCTCCAAGTGATGATGACAAGATATTCATGGTGCCTATGCTGCGTCTTGAAACAATCATAGATAATTTATTGTCCGAGCGTCCCAATATCATGTCCATACTTCCATGTACAAGTAGCATATTACTGCAG TGGCTGCCTGCGTTAATAGGATGTCCACAGAAGCAAAGTTCTGGTAAAGAATGTGCATTTAATACAGAGTGTTTCTATTGGCAGCATGAATTAAAAGAAGTCAGCAATGTTATAGACTCTGCTGAGGATGAAATGGCCACCCTTTGGTATTCTTGGTTGAAATCTGTATCTTTGATTGACCAAGTGactaatttcatgttcaaatggAAATAA
- the LOC104089704 gene encoding uncharacterized protein has protein sequence MDMQGCIQSTTFFFLAKLQFWMLTILYKYSLTGASITDQQFDDVFSKFANISELSLIKCYMLKNLKIVSGKLKKFTLTQWRNLKKATIQAPNLLEFYFDGDKMPFSSMNPSSLERARLDFVLPDTVISNFGDVDRSWYTNLHLFVQKFNYSKGLIFAISCHKIKSILIYEDPREIVIPPSHDVKINIIPMLQIESLVYHLMFIRPKIMSILPCANSKVLQLLSSLKGCLLKENSGKKCAFNTELFNWYHELKEVINLTEAIEEEMGTIWYSWLKSTSLIDQVTNFMFKWEE, from the exons ATGGATATGCAGGGGTGCATTCAATCGACGACATTTTTCTTCCTTGCAAAATTGCAATTTTGGATGCTTACAATACTTTACAAATACTCACTCACTGGCGCAAGCATCACAGACCAACAGTTTGATGATGTATTCTCTAAGTTCGCCAACATTTCAGAATTGTCTCTAATAAAATGCTATATGctgaaaaatctaaaaattgtGAGTGGAAAACTCAAGAAATTCACTTTAACACAATGGAGGAATCTGAAAAAAGCTACAATTCAGGCTCCAAATTTATTAGAATTCTATTTTGATGGCGATAAAATGCCCTTCTCATCTATGAATCCTTCTTCCCTCGAAAGAGCCAGGCTAGATTTTGTCTTGCCTGACACAGTAATATCAAATTTTGGAGATGTGGACAGGAGTTGGTACACAAACCTTCATCTCTTTGTTCAAAAGTTCAACTATTCTAAAGGTTTGATATTTGCAATATCTTGCCACAAG ATTAAAAGCATCCTTATATATGAAGATCCAAGAGAAATTGTTATTCCCCCGAGTCATGATGTCAAGATAAACATTATACCTATGCTGCAAATTGAATCACTCGTATATCATTTGATGTTCATCCGTCCCAAGATCATGTCCATACTTCCATGCGCAAATAGCAAAGTACTCCAG TTGCTGTCTTCATTAAAAGGGTGTCTACTGAAGGAAAATTCTGGTAAAAAATGTGCATTCAATACCGAGCTTTTCAACTGGTATCATGAATTAAAAGAAGTAATCAATCTTACTGAGGCAATTGAGGAGGAAATGGGCACCATTTGGTATTCCTGGTTGAAATCCACATCTCTGATTGACCAAGTGactaatttcatgttcaaatggGAAGAGTAG